A genomic region of Alicyclobacillus sp. SO9 contains the following coding sequences:
- a CDS encoding F0F1 ATP synthase subunit epsilon — translation MSTVLLEVVTPNKQVLSQEVNMVTLRGGAGDLGILPRHAPLATTVKPGIVKVKLSQGEEFLFVSGGFLEVLPHQITILADAAEIGGQIDVDRARRAQERAEARALQPPENFDRARNEAALLRALKRLEAAELSASNGYLLGREEKVEVSVDS, via the coding sequence ATGAGTACAGTGCTGTTGGAAGTGGTTACGCCCAATAAGCAGGTTTTGTCGCAAGAAGTGAACATGGTGACTCTGCGCGGCGGCGCCGGCGATTTGGGGATCCTCCCGCGACACGCACCGTTAGCCACCACAGTGAAACCGGGAATTGTGAAGGTGAAGCTTTCCCAAGGCGAAGAATTTCTGTTCGTTTCCGGCGGATTTCTTGAAGTCCTTCCTCATCAAATCACAATTCTCGCGGACGCTGCCGAAATTGGCGGGCAGATTGACGTCGATCGCGCACGCAGAGCACAGGAGCGCGCTGAAGCGAGAGCTTTGCAGCCTCCCGAAAACTTTGACCGTGCGCGGAATGAGGCTGCTTTGCTTCGGGCACTAAAACGTCTTGAAGCAGCAGAATTGTCTGCCAGTAACGGTTATTTACTGGGGCGGGAAGAGAAGGTTGAAGTGTCCGTTGACAGTTAA
- the atpB gene encoding F0F1 ATP synthase subunit A translates to MPNFPLLFPNSIFKTDIVVIGTIFFTGLIVLIVMRMAVSKMDMRRPRGVQNFIEWAVDFTANTARDTMPSETAVRFVLPLAFFTVFFLFIANWLGLIITVAVKLHHPIPALGLTATKLANVNPKGTMMLFDSPTANMSTALGLAVMVWIIANARGLRHPGLWFRHLFSPNPLGLLEEITNPLTHGMRLFGNIFAGEALLQVMLNAPFALGWIPWTFPLILLWLIYAGFVATVQAYVFMVLLTLYIGNKSFDGHGSHA, encoded by the coding sequence ATGCCGAATTTTCCCTTGCTGTTTCCGAACTCCATATTCAAGACGGATATCGTCGTGATTGGAACCATCTTTTTCACGGGACTCATTGTCCTCATTGTCATGCGAATGGCTGTGAGTAAGATGGATATGCGACGGCCGCGGGGAGTTCAAAACTTCATTGAGTGGGCAGTTGATTTCACGGCCAATACGGCTCGGGATACCATGCCTTCGGAAACAGCTGTGCGTTTCGTTCTGCCGTTGGCGTTCTTTACTGTGTTCTTTCTGTTTATCGCCAACTGGCTGGGCCTCATCATCACTGTAGCGGTGAAGCTCCATCATCCGATTCCTGCACTTGGACTGACTGCCACAAAGTTGGCAAACGTCAATCCGAAGGGAACTATGATGCTGTTCGATTCGCCGACAGCCAACATGAGTACGGCTCTAGGTTTGGCGGTTATGGTCTGGATTATTGCCAACGCGCGCGGACTTCGCCACCCGGGACTCTGGTTTCGTCACCTTTTCTCTCCGAACCCGCTGGGGCTCCTAGAGGAAATCACGAACCCGCTCACGCACGGAATGCGTCTTTTCGGCAATATCTTCGCCGGAGAAGCCTTGCTGCAGGTGATGCTCAATGCACCCTTTGCGCTGGGGTGGATTCCGTGGACATTCCCGCTGATTCTACTATGGCTGATCTATGCGGGGTTCGTTGCTACAGTTCAAGCGTACGTATTTATGGTGCTGCTGACGCTGTATATCGGCAACAAGTCCTTTGACGGCCATGGCAGTCACGCATAA
- the atpG gene encoding ATP synthase F1 subunit gamma, with product MPQSSRDIKRRIKSVDNTSQITKAMEMVAAAKLRRVQEAVQQARPYLAKMQSMLAGISKDARYVKHPLLAVRPVRKTGYLVVTADRGLAGPYNSNIIKQSLVEFEEKDKSSYVVYAAGRRGRDYFRRHDYPLGGEIIGLPDAPTYQSVVDLAERVVNAYGAEEFDELYLIYNEFINPMQQYPVVKKVLPLSDLGEPESGQTPHYLYEPDAEAVLKALLPKYAETLVYQAILDAKASEHGARMTAMGNATDAAEDMVKNLTLDLNRARQAAITTQIAEVVGGAEALS from the coding sequence GTGCCACAAAGTTCAAGAGATATTAAGCGGAGAATCAAAAGTGTAGACAATACCTCGCAGATTACCAAAGCAATGGAAATGGTCGCTGCGGCGAAACTGCGCCGGGTCCAGGAAGCTGTGCAACAGGCCCGACCCTATCTCGCAAAGATGCAGAGCATGCTTGCTGGGATTTCCAAGGATGCACGGTATGTGAAACATCCGCTGCTCGCTGTGCGTCCGGTTCGAAAAACCGGTTATTTGGTTGTGACAGCCGACAGAGGTCTTGCCGGTCCTTATAATTCCAACATCATCAAGCAGTCGCTGGTGGAGTTCGAGGAAAAGGACAAGTCCAGCTATGTGGTGTATGCTGCCGGACGCCGGGGCCGTGACTACTTTCGTCGCCATGACTATCCGCTCGGTGGAGAAATTATTGGATTGCCTGATGCTCCTACCTACCAGAGTGTAGTCGATTTGGCTGAACGAGTGGTTAATGCATATGGGGCAGAGGAGTTCGACGAGCTGTACCTGATTTACAACGAGTTCATCAATCCTATGCAGCAATACCCTGTTGTGAAAAAGGTCTTGCCGCTGTCGGATCTCGGCGAACCGGAGTCAGGGCAGACACCCCACTACCTGTATGAACCGGACGCGGAAGCGGTTTTGAAAGCACTGCTGCCAAAATACGCAGAAACGCTGGTTTATCAGGCAATTCTTGATGCGAAAGCCAGTGAACACGGCGCCCGCATGACAGCTATGGGTAATGCCACCGATGCTGCTGAAGATATGGTCAAGAACTTGACACTGGATCTGAACAGAGCCCGTCAAGCAGCCATCACTACGCAGATTGCGGAAGTCGTCGGCGGTGCCGAAGCGCTGAGCTAA
- the atpH gene encoding ATP synthase F1 subunit delta, with translation MISGVVTNRYAQGLFLVSEEHGVTNAVDEGLQLLAGTFAEYPEFKSIIEHPVISTEDKLKSIDKVFGDNLDGLVKRFLHVLFGRGRSAYVTAVAERFHQLTDEAQGKRTVVVETAKPLADGEAAKLDAELSKAWGKEIHAEVEVNSELLGGYRIRVGNRVLDATVQGALTQFTEQLLAGAVKR, from the coding sequence ATGATTAGCGGAGTGGTGACGAACAGGTACGCGCAGGGGTTGTTCCTCGTCAGTGAAGAGCACGGTGTGACCAATGCGGTCGACGAGGGTCTGCAGTTGCTTGCCGGAACCTTTGCAGAATATCCAGAGTTTAAATCCATCATAGAGCACCCTGTGATTTCCACAGAGGACAAACTAAAGTCCATTGACAAGGTGTTCGGAGATAATCTTGACGGGCTTGTGAAACGTTTTCTGCATGTCCTGTTTGGCAGGGGCAGAAGTGCCTATGTCACCGCAGTTGCTGAACGCTTTCATCAACTCACGGATGAAGCACAAGGTAAACGGACGGTTGTCGTAGAAACGGCCAAGCCTCTTGCTGACGGAGAAGCAGCGAAACTGGATGCGGAATTGAGTAAAGCCTGGGGCAAAGAAATTCATGCAGAGGTTGAAGTCAATTCCGAATTGTTGGGCGGCTATCGCATTCGCGTCGGCAATCGTGTGCTTGATGCAACGGTGCAAGGCGCATTGACGCAGTTTACTGAGCAGTTGCTGGCCGGTGCGGTGAAGAGATGA
- the wecB gene encoding non-hydrolyzing UDP-N-acetylglucosamine 2-epimerase encodes MTVFGTRPEAVKMAPLVKALEAEPDVESLVCVTAQHREMLDQVLQVFEIKPDDDLDIMEPNQSLGTITAKALKGVEPVIRDRKPDIVLVHGDTTTTFAAALAAFYQSVSIGHVEAGLRTYDKYSPFPEEMNRQLADVLCDMYFAPTQWSAKNLWSEGKPAERVFVTGNTVVDAMKTTVQPDYEHTVLNQIPSESRIIYMTAHRRENFGEKLENLCRAAFRIVERFEDVHLIYPVHLNPNVRETAYRLLGNHHRIHLIDPLGVIDNHNFMSKATLILSDSGGIQEEAPSMGVPVLVLRDTTERPEGVTAGTLKLVGTNEDAVVSEATKLLTDSSAYQDMAHRQNPYGDGEASKRIVEAILYHFGRGPRPQPFVYK; translated from the coding sequence ATGACAGTCTTTGGAACTCGTCCGGAAGCAGTGAAAATGGCACCCTTGGTTAAAGCGCTGGAGGCCGAACCCGATGTGGAATCACTTGTCTGTGTAACTGCTCAGCACCGTGAAATGCTCGATCAAGTGTTGCAGGTTTTTGAAATTAAACCAGACGATGACTTGGACATTATGGAACCTAATCAGTCTTTAGGGACCATTACCGCGAAGGCGCTTAAAGGAGTTGAGCCGGTCATTCGCGATCGAAAACCGGACATCGTACTGGTTCACGGCGATACGACCACGACATTTGCGGCCGCTCTGGCAGCTTTTTACCAATCTGTATCGATTGGCCACGTGGAAGCCGGACTCCGTACATATGACAAGTACAGTCCCTTCCCTGAAGAAATGAATCGTCAGTTGGCAGATGTACTCTGCGACATGTATTTTGCTCCCACTCAGTGGTCTGCAAAGAATCTTTGGAGTGAAGGGAAGCCCGCTGAGCGCGTGTTTGTTACCGGAAACACAGTGGTTGACGCAATGAAGACGACAGTTCAACCGGATTACGAGCACACCGTGTTGAATCAAATCCCATCTGAGTCTCGAATTATTTATATGACAGCTCACCGTCGCGAAAATTTCGGCGAAAAGTTGGAGAATTTGTGCCGCGCAGCGTTTCGCATTGTGGAACGGTTTGAGGACGTACATCTCATTTATCCAGTCCATCTGAATCCTAATGTGCGCGAAACAGCTTATCGTCTGCTTGGGAATCACCACCGAATTCACTTGATTGATCCGTTAGGCGTCATCGACAACCACAACTTCATGTCGAAGGCTACCCTCATTTTGAGCGACTCCGGCGGCATTCAGGAGGAAGCACCGAGTATGGGCGTGCCCGTGCTTGTTCTGCGCGATACAACAGAACGTCCTGAGGGCGTCACAGCTGGTACTTTAAAGCTGGTCGGTACCAATGAGGACGCGGTTGTGAGTGAGGCCACAAAGTTGTTGACTGATTCAAGTGCCTATCAGGACATGGCCCACAGGCAGAATCCCTACGGCGACGGCGAGGCCTCGAAACGGATTGTGGAGGCAATACTTTACCACTTCGGGCGGGGTCCGCGCCCGCAACCCTTTGTATACAAGTAG
- the atpA gene encoding F0F1 ATP synthase subunit alpha, translating into MSIRPDEISSLIREQINQFESQVKVYDTGIVLSVGDGIARLHGLDNVMAGELVEFQNGVFGMALNLEEDNVGVVVLGSVQGIQEGDEVRRTGRIVQVPVGHNLLGRVVNPLGQPVDNQGPIEAAGHRPIESKAPGVIQRKSVHEPLQTGIKAIDSMIPIGRGQRELIIGDRQTGKTAIALDTIINQKGNGVKCIYVAIGQKQSTARQVVETLKKHGAMEYTIVVTASASDPAPLLFLAPYAGCSMGEYFMYEGEHALIIYDDLSKQAAAYREMSLLLRRPPGREAFPGDVFYLHSRLLERAAKLSDEMGAGSLTALPFIETQAGDIAAYIPTNVISITDGQIFLESDLFHSGVRPAVNVGTSVSRVGSAAQVKAMKSVAGTLKLDLAQFRELEAFSQFGSDLDKATQARLARGQRMVEILKQPEHEPLSVERQVVSIWVAVNGHLDDVALSAVGKFEKEWLAFVQSDYPTIYENIQNTSKLGDDTVALLEEAVKKFKAGFVA; encoded by the coding sequence TTGAGCATTCGACCTGACGAAATCAGTTCTCTGATTCGAGAGCAGATTAATCAATTCGAATCACAGGTGAAAGTATACGATACAGGTATCGTTCTATCCGTCGGTGACGGAATTGCTCGCCTGCACGGCTTGGATAACGTCATGGCTGGCGAGTTGGTTGAGTTCCAGAATGGTGTGTTCGGTATGGCGCTCAACCTTGAAGAAGACAATGTAGGTGTTGTTGTGCTGGGTTCCGTACAAGGAATTCAGGAAGGGGACGAAGTGCGCCGTACAGGCCGAATCGTGCAGGTTCCGGTTGGACACAACCTGTTGGGCCGCGTCGTTAATCCCCTTGGACAGCCCGTAGACAACCAGGGCCCCATCGAGGCAGCGGGGCATCGCCCCATCGAGTCCAAAGCACCTGGTGTTATTCAGAGAAAGTCAGTTCACGAACCTTTGCAAACTGGAATTAAAGCCATTGATTCTATGATTCCAATTGGACGCGGACAGCGTGAATTGATTATCGGCGACAGGCAGACAGGTAAGACCGCCATCGCCTTGGATACCATCATCAACCAGAAAGGCAACGGTGTGAAGTGCATCTATGTTGCCATCGGTCAAAAGCAGTCCACAGCTCGGCAGGTTGTAGAGACCTTGAAGAAGCACGGAGCGATGGAGTACACCATTGTTGTTACGGCCAGTGCCTCCGATCCAGCACCGCTTTTGTTCCTGGCACCTTATGCCGGTTGTTCCATGGGTGAGTACTTCATGTACGAGGGCGAGCATGCCCTTATCATCTACGACGACTTGTCGAAACAAGCAGCAGCATACCGCGAAATGTCCTTGCTGCTTCGTCGTCCTCCCGGCCGTGAAGCCTTCCCTGGAGACGTTTTCTACTTGCACTCCCGCTTGTTGGAGCGCGCGGCGAAGCTGTCCGATGAAATGGGCGCTGGGTCACTTACGGCTCTGCCATTTATTGAGACTCAGGCCGGAGACATTGCGGCCTACATCCCAACCAACGTGATCTCCATCACGGACGGACAGATTTTCCTTGAATCAGACCTGTTCCACTCCGGTGTGCGTCCGGCAGTCAACGTGGGTACATCCGTTTCTCGTGTTGGTTCTGCTGCACAAGTGAAAGCCATGAAGTCGGTCGCGGGAACACTGAAGCTCGACTTGGCACAGTTCCGCGAACTCGAGGCTTTCTCTCAATTCGGATCCGATTTGGATAAGGCAACCCAGGCGCGCCTGGCTCGAGGTCAGCGCATGGTGGAAATTCTTAAGCAGCCCGAGCATGAGCCGCTGTCAGTGGAGCGTCAAGTGGTTTCCATCTGGGTAGCTGTTAACGGTCATTTGGATGACGTGGCACTTTCTGCAGTTGGTAAATTTGAGAAGGAATGGTTGGCTTTTGTTCAGTCTGATTACCCGACCATCTATGAAAATATACAGAACACCAGCAAACTTGGTGACGACACAGTCGCATTGCTGGAAGAAGCCGTGAAGAAGTTCAAGGCCGGCTTTGTCGCATAA
- a CDS encoding NADH-quinone oxidoreductase subunit B family protein: MDLTRANQLPGFEYEGFTPEENAQLRQSGVIVNSLEQIKGWARSNSLWPLTFGLACCAIEMMGTGASHYDLDRFGIIFRASPRHSDVMIVAGTVTKKMGPLLKRLYDQMAEPKWVVSMGVCATAGGPYVKSYSVVKGVDQIVPVDVYIPGCPPSPPALMYGLNMLQDKIRMEARGKRVSRT, from the coding sequence ATGGACCTGACAAGAGCCAACCAGCTTCCTGGTTTCGAGTACGAGGGTTTTACCCCAGAGGAAAATGCACAACTTAGGCAGTCAGGCGTTATTGTCAACTCGCTGGAACAAATTAAAGGTTGGGCAAGAAGCAACAGCCTGTGGCCGCTGACCTTCGGCTTAGCCTGTTGTGCCATCGAAATGATGGGTACTGGTGCGTCTCACTACGACTTGGACCGCTTCGGAATCATCTTTCGAGCTTCACCGCGTCACTCGGACGTCATGATTGTCGCAGGTACCGTTACCAAGAAGATGGGGCCTTTGCTCAAGCGGTTGTATGACCAGATGGCTGAGCCAAAGTGGGTTGTTTCCATGGGCGTCTGCGCTACAGCAGGCGGTCCCTATGTGAAAAGCTACTCAGTGGTCAAAGGCGTTGACCAGATTGTGCCGGTTGATGTGTATATTCCGGGCTGTCCGCCATCGCCACCGGCCCTGATGTACGGCCTCAACATGCTTCAAGACAAGATTCGCATGGAGGCACGCGGGAAGCGGGTGAGCCGTACATGA
- the upp gene encoding uracil phosphoribosyltransferase, with translation MGQVHVLKHPLIQHKLTYIRDKDTGTKEFRALVQEVAMLMAYEITRELPLADVSVTTPVSDAKTQVIAGKTLALIPVLRAGLGMLDGILNLIPNAKVGHVGLYRDPETLDPVEYYCKLPQHMEERDAIVVDPMLATGGSASAAISAIKKRGAVSVKLMCLVAAPEGIEKVKASHPDVDIYVAAVDKELNSHGYIVPGLGDAGDRLFGTR, from the coding sequence GTGGGACAAGTCCATGTTCTGAAACACCCCCTGATTCAACACAAACTGACATATATACGGGACAAGGATACCGGAACTAAAGAGTTTCGAGCCTTGGTGCAAGAAGTCGCCATGCTCATGGCCTACGAAATTACCAGGGAACTGCCGCTGGCGGATGTAAGTGTGACTACGCCTGTCAGTGATGCCAAGACCCAGGTGATTGCCGGGAAGACACTTGCGCTAATCCCCGTTTTGAGAGCAGGATTGGGAATGTTGGATGGAATTCTGAACCTGATTCCGAATGCGAAGGTGGGGCATGTGGGATTATATCGCGATCCTGAGACGTTAGATCCCGTAGAATACTACTGCAAGCTTCCACAACACATGGAGGAACGGGATGCTATCGTTGTCGATCCGATGCTTGCAACAGGCGGATCGGCCAGCGCAGCCATTTCAGCCATTAAGAAAAGGGGAGCAGTTTCCGTCAAGCTCATGTGCCTTGTGGCAGCCCCCGAGGGAATTGAGAAGGTGAAGGCCAGTCACCCGGATGTCGATATCTATGTGGCTGCAGTTGATAAGGAGCTCAACAGTCACGGGTATATTGTTCCGGGCTTGGGCGATGCAGGCGATCGACTGTTTGGCACACGCTAA
- a CDS encoding NADH-quinone oxidoreductase subunit A → MFHYWNGYLFVVLFILLGILLPVAALWVLGPLLRPKKPSPEKYSTYESGLEPVGDAHVRYNARYYLFALMFVVFDVEILFLYPWAVSFHKLGLFALTEMLIFILMLVIGLIYAWRKKVLEWT, encoded by the coding sequence ATGTTCCACTATTGGAACGGGTATCTGTTCGTGGTCTTGTTCATCCTGCTGGGTATTTTGTTGCCGGTCGCTGCTCTGTGGGTTTTGGGTCCGCTCTTGCGGCCGAAGAAACCCAGTCCGGAAAAGTACAGTACGTACGAAAGCGGTCTTGAGCCGGTTGGCGATGCCCATGTGCGCTATAATGCGCGCTACTATTTGTTTGCTCTTATGTTCGTGGTTTTCGATGTGGAAATTTTGTTTCTTTACCCTTGGGCCGTCAGCTTCCATAAGCTCGGTCTATTTGCGTTGACTGAGATGCTGATTTTCATCTTGATGCTTGTCATTGGTCTCATCTACGCGTGGAGAAAGAAGGTGCTCGAATGGACCTGA
- the atpF gene encoding F0F1 ATP synthase subunit B — MFELGTFIFSIISFLIMFWIVSKFGFKPIQNMLEQRRAHVEAQINESEENRAQAERLRNEQAQLLEEARQEAKYLVESARGRADEQGREIVAEAQAEAARLLEENRSQIERERREALDSVLDKVSELTVELTTKLLRNNVSDEVHQEMLQEAEKRLGELV, encoded by the coding sequence TTGTTCGAGCTAGGTACGTTTATATTTTCAATTATTTCGTTCCTTATCATGTTCTGGATTGTTTCAAAATTCGGTTTCAAGCCCATTCAGAACATGCTGGAACAGCGGCGGGCTCATGTTGAAGCGCAGATTAACGAGTCTGAAGAGAACAGAGCCCAGGCTGAGCGCTTGCGGAACGAACAGGCGCAACTGTTGGAAGAAGCTCGGCAGGAAGCGAAGTACCTGGTGGAAAGCGCCAGGGGCCGTGCAGATGAGCAGGGTCGTGAAATTGTTGCCGAAGCGCAGGCAGAGGCAGCTCGTTTGCTCGAGGAAAATCGCAGCCAGATTGAGCGTGAGCGCCGAGAGGCCTTGGACAGCGTGTTGGACAAGGTTTCCGAGCTTACGGTGGAATTGACCACGAAACTTCTTCGCAACAACGTTTCCGACGAGGTACATCAGGAAATGTTACAAGAAGCTGAGAAGCGGTTAGGTGAATTAGTATGA
- the atpD gene encoding F0F1 ATP synthase subunit beta: MNKGHVVTVMGPVVDVRFPEGQLPAINNALRIDNEGEVSIHLTMEVALHLGDNVVRAVAMSSTDGLVRGTEVEDTGQPITVPVGPKTLGRIFNVLGETIDNRGESGAEERWPIHRNAPEFSELSPGSEVFETGIKVVDLLAPYIKGGKIGLFGGAGVGKTVLIQELIHNIAKEHGGYSVFAGVGERTREGNDLYYEMTDSGVIDKASMVFGQMNEPPGARLRVALTGLTIAEYFRDVEKRDVLLFIDNIFRFTQAGSEVSALLGRMPSAVGYQPTLATEMGQLQERITSTMNGSITSVQAIYVPADDYTDPAPANTFTHLDATTNLDRKISQMGLFPAVDPLASTSRALSPDIVGQEHYDVARSVQQVLQRYRELQDIIAILGMDELSEEDKTTVGRARKIQNFLSQPNFVAEQFTGLKGKYVTVKDTVRSFKEILEGKHDDIPEVYFRYQGAIEDVLEAAAKDGVKVS, translated from the coding sequence TTGAACAAGGGACATGTTGTGACAGTCATGGGCCCAGTTGTGGACGTTCGCTTCCCTGAGGGACAGCTGCCTGCCATCAACAATGCTTTGCGCATTGATAATGAAGGTGAAGTCTCCATCCACCTGACGATGGAAGTCGCGCTGCATCTTGGAGACAACGTCGTTCGCGCTGTTGCCATGTCGTCTACGGACGGCTTAGTCCGTGGCACTGAAGTAGAGGACACGGGTCAACCCATCACTGTCCCAGTGGGGCCCAAGACCTTGGGCCGTATCTTCAACGTATTGGGCGAGACCATTGACAATCGCGGTGAATCCGGAGCGGAGGAACGGTGGCCTATCCATCGCAACGCGCCGGAGTTCTCCGAGTTAAGCCCAGGATCGGAAGTGTTCGAGACTGGAATTAAGGTCGTTGACCTGCTGGCCCCGTACATTAAGGGCGGTAAAATTGGACTGTTTGGCGGTGCTGGTGTCGGGAAGACAGTTCTGATTCAGGAGCTGATTCACAACATCGCTAAAGAGCACGGCGGGTACTCCGTGTTCGCTGGTGTCGGTGAGCGTACGCGTGAAGGAAATGACCTCTACTACGAAATGACAGATTCCGGCGTTATCGACAAGGCCAGCATGGTGTTTGGACAGATGAACGAACCGCCTGGTGCACGTCTCCGGGTGGCACTCACGGGTCTGACCATTGCTGAGTACTTCCGGGACGTCGAAAAGCGCGATGTGCTGCTGTTCATCGACAATATTTTCCGGTTTACACAGGCTGGTTCAGAGGTGTCCGCACTACTCGGCAGAATGCCGTCCGCCGTGGGCTATCAGCCGACGCTGGCAACCGAAATGGGGCAATTGCAGGAGCGTATTACGTCTACCATGAACGGATCGATTACATCTGTTCAGGCCATCTACGTGCCTGCTGATGACTACACGGACCCGGCTCCGGCAAACACCTTTACGCACTTGGATGCGACGACGAACCTGGATCGTAAAATTTCTCAAATGGGTTTGTTCCCCGCGGTCGATCCGTTGGCCTCAACTTCGAGAGCCCTGTCGCCGGACATCGTGGGTCAGGAGCACTACGATGTGGCCCGCTCTGTCCAGCAGGTGCTGCAGCGCTACCGTGAGCTTCAGGACATCATTGCCATTTTGGGTATGGATGAATTGAGCGAGGAAGACAAAACCACCGTCGGCCGCGCCCGTAAGATCCAAAACTTCCTGTCACAACCGAACTTCGTGGCAGAGCAGTTCACAGGCCTGAAGGGCAAATATGTGACAGTGAAAGATACCGTGCGCAGCTTCAAGGAGATTCTTGAAGGTAAACACGACGATATTCCTGAAGTGTACTTCCGCTATCAGGGTGCAATCGAAGACGTGCTGGAAGCAGCCGCAAAGGACGGCGTCAAAGTTAGTTGA
- the atpE gene encoding ATP synthase F0 subunit C, which produces MSQMYIKAMFDIAAALLLGMGALGSGVGDGLVMSKYVEGISRQPEARGQIFAGSILGIAFVEAFPVIAMAFGIIILFGSGQL; this is translated from the coding sequence ATGTCTCAGATGTATATCAAAGCTATGTTCGATATTGCAGCTGCTTTGCTGCTTGGTATGGGAGCGCTTGGCTCAGGTGTCGGTGACGGTTTAGTTATGAGCAAGTATGTCGAGGGAATTTCCCGCCAACCGGAAGCCCGCGGTCAAATCTTTGCAGGTTCCATCCTGGGTATTGCTTTCGTTGAAGCATTCCCTGTTATCGCAATGGCCTTCGGTATCATCATCCTGTTTGGCTCTGGTCAGCTCTAA
- a CDS encoding acetyl-CoA C-acetyltransferase — translation MGKEAVIVSAVRTPVGSFNGALSPLSAPAMGAIVIKEALQRANIDSSAVEEIIMGNVLQAGIGQNPARQSAIQAGIADTVPSMTINKVCGSGLKSVMLAAQAIRAGDADVLVAGGMESMTNAPYLLEGARSGFRMGDKKVVDSMIRDGLWCAFTDVHMGVTAENVSDQFSVSREEQDAFAARSQQRAAAAIEAGRFKDEIVPVEIPQRKGSPVTFDTDEYPRAGTTAEVLAKLRPAFKKDGCVTAGNASGINDGAAAVTVVSEDKAAELGLKPMARILGYASAGVDPAIMGIGPIEATRKALAKAGLTVADMDLIEANEAFASQSIAVARELGFPDEKVNVNGGAIALGHPIGASGTRILVTLLHELQKRGGRYALATLCIGGGQGVAMVVERMN, via the coding sequence ATGGGCAAGGAAGCGGTTATTGTGAGTGCAGTGCGAACACCGGTTGGCAGTTTTAACGGTGCGCTGTCACCTTTGTCCGCACCAGCTATGGGTGCCATTGTCATTAAGGAGGCCTTGCAAAGGGCGAACATTGATAGCAGTGCTGTTGAAGAAATCATTATGGGAAATGTGTTACAGGCCGGAATTGGTCAAAACCCTGCCCGGCAGAGTGCAATTCAAGCAGGTATTGCGGACACTGTTCCGTCCATGACCATTAATAAGGTCTGCGGTTCAGGGTTGAAAAGTGTGATGCTGGCTGCACAGGCCATTCGTGCCGGCGATGCGGATGTGCTCGTGGCAGGCGGCATGGAGAGTATGACAAATGCTCCGTATTTGTTGGAAGGTGCACGCAGCGGCTTTCGCATGGGTGACAAGAAAGTTGTCGACAGCATGATTCGGGATGGGCTGTGGTGTGCGTTTACGGATGTGCACATGGGTGTCACTGCAGAGAACGTAAGTGACCAGTTTTCTGTAAGCCGGGAAGAGCAGGATGCGTTCGCCGCACGCAGTCAGCAACGCGCCGCTGCGGCTATTGAAGCAGGCCGTTTTAAGGATGAAATTGTGCCTGTGGAAATTCCGCAACGCAAAGGCAGTCCGGTTACATTTGACACAGATGAATACCCGCGGGCCGGCACAACTGCTGAAGTCCTTGCCAAGCTCCGCCCCGCCTTTAAAAAAGATGGGTGCGTCACAGCCGGGAATGCGTCGGGTATTAACGACGGTGCGGCAGCTGTCACTGTTGTAAGTGAGGACAAAGCTGCGGAGCTGGGATTGAAACCGATGGCTCGCATTCTCGGCTACGCGAGCGCTGGGGTCGATCCCGCTATTATGGGCATAGGTCCCATCGAAGCCACGCGAAAGGCCCTGGCTAAGGCTGGACTTACGGTAGCAGACATGGACTTGATTGAGGCCAACGAAGCCTTTGCCTCACAGTCTATTGCTGTCGCCCGTGAGTTGGGATTTCCAGATGAGAAAGTCAATGTAAACGGAGGCGCTATCGCTCTGGGACATCCCATTGGGGCAAGTGGGACAAGAATTCTTGTCACTTTGCTGCACGAACTACAAAAGCGGGGCGGACGCTATGCACTCGCAACGCTTTGCATCGGCGGCGGCCAAGGAGTGGCAATGGTTGTCGAACGCATGAATTGA